A genome region from Armatimonadota bacterium includes the following:
- a CDS encoding type II toxin-antitoxin system HicB family antitoxin has product MIRRYKVEVTTDNQGWVSVKIPAVPEIHAEAHTREQAIQFAANSITSHLKSLAESGESVPDSDIDAIVIDI; this is encoded by the coding sequence ATGATCCGAAGATACAAAGTGGAAGTAACGACTGATAACCAGGGATGGGTATCAGTTAAGATACCGGCGGTCCCTGAAATACATGCCGAGGCACATACAAGGGAGCAGGCAATTCAATTTGCAGCAAACTCGATCACTTCTCATCTAAAATCGTTAGCGGAATCCGGTGAGAGTGTGCCGGATTCGGACATTGACGCAATCGTAATCGACATCTAG
- a CDS encoding glycosyl hydrolase, with protein sequence MLSSETFKNPPSKYRPLPFWFWNSKLRREEIVSQIHDFHSKGLGGFFIHARFGLETEYLSREWMECVKCAIKTAEELGMDVWLYDENGFPSGIGNLKVSGVKEYRSKFIDLTERDVSSGENVTIELPSGEVVAAYAYRRNKPGDDKTDLISNVSGNQLTWKAPRGDWSVVVYSKCVLEDPNDIVYGVDYLNPEAMRFFLDYTFDPYVKAVGEYFGKMIKGVFTDEPTLMPWHHASWYTQRPHTRVVVWDNLIECEMKTRLDMNTDQFLPHLFFEIDENTVNVRRTFWQSVEDLYLKAFFGPYKKWCTEHNLKFTGHALFEEGLYINTDFQADIVSSLATMDIPGVDHLGEVTETPYGWDNLPRQLTNMQGEKLIASLGHWAGKEAVVSETYGCAGWGLTPAKMKWIADWQYCLGINMLCPHALFYSIEGFRKTDAPPSENHMPGWQHYKKFADYIGRLSYVMREGRHVAKVALFYPLKEFWGRHTIGLEGEKDRVLSDSYDLCASILPRLHCDYDILPEQAIASAHIDNGKIVINNEEFEALIAPISITETSAGDNVREFIRTGGKWILPPMTHRDPDPDHLREQAEILSGEGKVIPVLAGTIDRESLTRALDNALREAVKPDVKIVSPSGKLMTDVRYIHREIGGKHAYFVINSSDQDTKCVISMEIMGDIQEWNLETGDISPAANVERKDGRLCTQRDFPPYGSALYVVDPEVETQFKPVREIERTELLVLPDEWIFETQQPNALILGDMDFKITSLGGCTSYSYTARFQCEHIPDNIMLMLDDIEYRASLMGRMRMAVHVNDKTWDAPKFGSYLDNGFKTLDITEAIIGGENTIKIEILHSPWAGQPLVLNCAPILLGNFACDRESKTIIAPAEAAQSGSWTDLGYPYFSGTGIYTHSFKLPRQAKGKRIIVSVDDVRDMVEISVNGKCADARLWQPWEADITDLVTGGRNTLSIKITNSMTNFIDANPRQSGLMGRVRILAEEKRD encoded by the coding sequence ATGTTATCCAGCGAAACATTCAAAAACCCGCCAAGTAAATACAGGCCGCTGCCATTCTGGTTTTGGAACTCGAAACTAAGAAGAGAGGAGATCGTCTCTCAAATACACGATTTCCACTCAAAAGGTCTGGGCGGTTTCTTTATACACGCCAGGTTTGGCCTGGAGACCGAGTATCTTTCGCGCGAATGGATGGAGTGCGTCAAGTGCGCGATCAAGACCGCAGAAGAACTCGGGATGGATGTCTGGCTCTATGACGAGAACGGCTTCCCGAGCGGAATAGGCAATCTCAAAGTCAGCGGCGTAAAAGAGTATAGGTCAAAGTTTATTGATCTGACTGAGCGAGATGTATCCTCCGGCGAGAATGTGACGATTGAGTTGCCATCGGGTGAGGTCGTTGCCGCATACGCATACCGTCGTAACAAACCCGGCGATGATAAGACCGATCTTATATCCAATGTGTCCGGCAATCAACTAACCTGGAAAGCTCCACGAGGCGACTGGAGCGTGGTGGTCTATTCGAAGTGCGTGCTGGAAGACCCGAACGATATAGTCTATGGCGTCGATTACCTCAACCCTGAGGCCATGCGATTCTTCCTGGACTACACGTTCGACCCGTATGTAAAAGCGGTTGGTGAGTACTTCGGCAAGATGATCAAGGGCGTCTTCACGGATGAACCGACACTTATGCCATGGCATCACGCGAGCTGGTATACGCAGAGGCCGCATACACGAGTAGTGGTCTGGGACAATCTGATCGAATGTGAGATGAAGACCCGACTCGATATGAACACTGATCAGTTTTTGCCGCATTTGTTCTTTGAGATAGACGAGAACACAGTAAATGTGCGCCGAACGTTTTGGCAGAGTGTCGAAGACTTATACTTGAAGGCGTTCTTCGGACCGTATAAGAAATGGTGCACCGAGCACAACCTCAAGTTCACCGGTCATGCTCTATTTGAAGAGGGATTATATATCAACACGGATTTCCAGGCGGACATCGTTTCTTCGCTAGCGACAATGGACATACCCGGCGTGGACCACCTGGGTGAAGTGACCGAGACTCCATATGGCTGGGACAACCTTCCCAGGCAGCTTACAAATATGCAGGGTGAAAAATTGATAGCCTCGCTTGGGCATTGGGCGGGTAAAGAAGCAGTGGTCAGCGAGACATACGGCTGCGCCGGTTGGGGACTTACTCCTGCGAAAATGAAGTGGATCGCCGACTGGCAATATTGCCTCGGGATCAATATGCTTTGCCCGCATGCGCTCTTTTACAGCATAGAGGGGTTCAGAAAGACGGACGCCCCACCCTCCGAGAATCACATGCCCGGCTGGCAGCACTATAAAAAATTTGCTGATTACATAGGCAGGCTCTCTTATGTGATGCGCGAGGGCAGGCATGTAGCAAAAGTTGCGCTCTTTTATCCGCTAAAAGAGTTTTGGGGCAGGCATACAATCGGACTTGAAGGCGAGAAAGACCGCGTTCTGAGTGACTCTTATGATCTGTGCGCAAGCATTTTGCCTAGACTCCATTGTGACTACGATATCCTGCCTGAACAGGCGATAGCATCGGCTCATATAGATAATGGAAAGATAGTCATCAACAATGAGGAGTTCGAGGCTCTCATCGCGCCCATATCGATAACTGAAACTTCCGCCGGTGACAATGTCCGCGAGTTCATTCGGACAGGCGGCAAGTGGATACTTCCTCCGATGACCCACAGGGACCCAGACCCTGATCATCTGCGCGAACAGGCTGAAATATTGTCTGGCGAAGGCAAAGTGATCCCAGTGCTGGCGGGCACTATCGACCGGGAGAGCCTTACTCGCGCACTGGATAATGCTCTCCGCGAGGCGGTTAAGCCGGATGTAAAAATTGTTTCGCCCAGCGGAAAGCTGATGACTGATGTCAGGTATATCCACCGTGAGATAGGCGGCAAACATGCATATTTTGTAATTAACTCGTCCGACCAGGATACTAAGTGCGTGATCAGCATGGAGATTATGGGTGATATCCAAGAGTGGAACCTGGAGACTGGCGATATATCACCAGCAGCCAATGTCGAAAGGAAAGACGGCAGGTTGTGCACCCAGCGAGATTTTCCGCCGTACGGCTCCGCGCTTTATGTAGTGGACCCGGAAGTCGAGACTCAGTTCAAGCCGGTGCGTGAGATAGAAAGGACTGAACTGCTCGTATTGCCCGATGAGTGGATATTCGAGACACAGCAGCCCAACGCTCTGATACTTGGAGACATGGATTTCAAGATAACTTCATTGGGCGGATGCACATCATATTCATACACCGCCCGGTTCCAGTGTGAGCATATTCCAGATAATATCATGCTCATGCTCGACGATATTGAATACCGCGCATCGCTGATGGGTAGGATGCGTATGGCAGTGCATGTAAATGACAAGACGTGGGATGCGCCTAAGTTCGGCTCGTATCTGGATAATGGATTCAAGACTCTGGATATCACCGAGGCTATTATTGGCGGGGAGAACACGATTAAGATAGAAATTCTTCACTCGCCATGGGCGGGTCAGCCACTGGTGCTCAACTGCGCACCCATACTCTTGGGTAATTTTGCGTGTGATCGTGAGTCTAAGACTATTATAGCCCCCGCCGAGGCTGCGCAGAGCGGGTCGTGGACTGATCTCGGTTACCCGTATTTCTCCGGCACCGGCATATATACGCACAGTTTCAAGCTCCCGCGGCAGGCGAAGGGCAAGCGCATAATCGTTTCTGTTGATGATGTGAGGGATATGGTCGAGATATCGGTGAACGGCAAATGCGCTGATGCGCGGCTGTGGCAGCCATGGGAAGCCGATATTACCGATCTTGTGACCGGCGGAAGGAATACGCTTTCTATCAAGATTACAAACTCGATGACTAACTTTATAGATGCCAACCCGAGGCAGTCAGGACTTATGGGTAGAGTGAGAATATTGGCTGAGGAAAAGCGGGATTGA
- a CDS encoding RIO1 family regulatory kinase/ATPase, translated as MQRITKLPKLDRKLIEENTIDYYRTAGGTRPDLRVVDIDGKKIAVKDFRRSDFLFRAIVGPILIRREFGAMRDLLGVKGIPQLVGRMDKYALAMEHISGTSLEHVEQGVLTDEFHTQLADVINNMHSHGVAHCDLRSRGNVMLGDDGKPYVVDFAACVYRGRGINPFTRWLFNQFVLADNNAVLRIKQRLSPELLTDKDKIELATPLPFEVPARIVGESIRKLTRSLLTHHKS; from the coding sequence ATGCAGCGCATTACCAAACTTCCCAAACTCGATAGAAAGCTGATCGAAGAAAACACAATCGATTATTACCGCACTGCCGGAGGCACCAGGCCGGACCTGCGCGTGGTCGATATTGACGGCAAAAAAATAGCCGTAAAGGACTTCAGGCGCAGCGACTTCCTATTTAGAGCGATAGTCGGGCCGATATTGATCCGCCGTGAGTTCGGAGCCATGCGGGATTTGCTGGGCGTAAAGGGAATTCCTCAGCTTGTAGGCCGGATGGACAAATATGCCCTCGCCATGGAGCACATATCGGGCACCAGCCTTGAGCATGTGGAGCAGGGAGTCCTCACAGACGAGTTTCACACCCAACTTGCTGACGTTATAAATAACATGCACTCCCATGGCGTTGCGCACTGCGACCTTCGCAGCCGAGGCAACGTTATGCTCGGTGACGACGGCAAACCATATGTAGTCGATTTTGCCGCATGTGTATATAGAGGCCGCGGGATCAACCCGTTTACCAGGTGGCTCTTTAATCAATTTGTGCTCGCAGACAACAACGCCGTGCTGCGTATAAAGCAGCGCCTTTCACCCGAGCTGCTCACAGACAAAGACAAGATCGAACTGGCAACCCCGCTTCCATTTGAAGTGCCGGCACGTATTGTCGGTGAAAGCATCCGTAAGCTTACTCGCAGTCTTCTAACTCACCACAAGTCCTGA
- a CDS encoding cation-translocating P-type ATPase produces the protein METQTLDIPVIWPNYYEDCELCISRLQEALDDMDGVHDVAVDTKAQTVRLTYDKNLVTFEDIKERAITLGVTVKERYAHERLRVTGLDCPDCTLKLETAIRKMRGVAWASLNYATSMLIVEFEPDVISIDAIVKKVHDFGYDIEAAPGAPAPKAITLRGMRIALTVISGALLAVGLAFTLAKAGHNLTPAFFIASAIAGGIYPARTGILSAKSFVLDTNFLMTAAAVGAIVLGDYSEAAAVVFLFSLGSTLEAHTVDKTRRSIKSLIEAFPTQASVKRDGRIEDMHLHDIEIGDIVIIKPGDKVPVDGTVVDGETAVNESPITGESVPVTKAKGDRVYAGSINGRGAIEVRTTTRSDDNTLARIVHLVEEAQSQKAPSQRFSEKFGQIYTPVVIALAALVGIGGTIVIGGDYRDWVTRALTLLIVSCPCALVISTPVAIVAAIGNAARSGALIKGGAHLEMLGDVTIIAFDKTGTLTIGKPSVTDVLPANDHSADDVLSIAAALESRSEHPLADSIIEKFHELSLPERPVSFFEAFPGKGARAVVNGGLFYVGSRRLMDELGVAVPESGPVAELAESGKTVVYLSNEKELWGAIAASDTVRPSGAPSISALKQIGIDRTVMLTGDNSRTAARVAQSLGIDEYHAQLLPEDKLAKIRALGTKRDRVAMVGDGINDAPALAAADVGVAMGGAGSHAAIEAADVALMADDIVMLPYAVALSRKARKVIRQNVAIALGVIVLLITGALWQKVSLATGVLGHEGSALLVIANSMRLLKRQS, from the coding sequence TTGGAAACCCAGACTCTCGACATACCGGTCATATGGCCAAACTATTATGAAGACTGCGAACTGTGCATCTCGCGCCTGCAGGAAGCGCTGGACGATATGGACGGTGTGCACGATGTCGCCGTAGACACGAAAGCTCAGACCGTCCGCCTGACATACGACAAGAACCTTGTTACTTTTGAGGATATTAAAGAACGCGCGATAACACTGGGGGTCACGGTCAAGGAGCGATATGCGCACGAAAGGCTCCGTGTGACAGGTCTGGACTGCCCCGATTGCACTCTCAAGCTTGAAACCGCTATTCGCAAAATGCGCGGCGTTGCCTGGGCATCGCTGAACTATGCTACTTCCATGCTGATCGTCGAGTTCGAGCCGGATGTAATAAGCATAGATGCGATCGTCAAGAAAGTCCACGACTTCGGTTATGATATCGAAGCTGCGCCCGGCGCGCCCGCGCCCAAGGCAATAACACTTAGAGGAATGCGCATTGCGTTGACAGTGATATCCGGCGCATTGCTTGCTGTTGGACTGGCTTTCACTCTCGCTAAAGCCGGGCATAATCTGACTCCGGCATTCTTCATTGCCTCCGCTATAGCTGGTGGGATATATCCAGCCAGGACAGGGATTCTGAGCGCAAAGAGTTTCGTTCTCGACACAAACTTTCTCATGACTGCCGCTGCGGTGGGAGCAATCGTGCTGGGTGATTACTCCGAGGCGGCGGCTGTTGTATTTCTCTTCTCGCTCGGCTCTACGCTGGAAGCTCACACGGTCGACAAGACCCGCAGGTCGATCAAGTCGTTGATCGAAGCGTTTCCTACCCAGGCATCAGTCAAGCGAGACGGCCGTATCGAAGATATGCACCTGCATGATATTGAGATAGGCGATATAGTCATAATCAAACCCGGTGACAAGGTCCCTGTGGACGGCACTGTTGTCGATGGAGAAACGGCAGTCAACGAGTCACCGATTACAGGCGAATCCGTCCCAGTAACTAAGGCAAAAGGTGACAGGGTCTATGCCGGCTCGATAAATGGCAGGGGAGCGATAGAGGTCAGGACAACGACCCGCTCGGATGACAACACTCTGGCGCGGATTGTCCATCTTGTCGAAGAGGCTCAGTCTCAAAAGGCGCCGTCTCAGCGGTTCAGTGAAAAGTTTGGACAGATATATACGCCTGTCGTGATCGCTCTCGCAGCTCTTGTCGGGATAGGCGGGACGATTGTCATCGGCGGCGATTACAGAGACTGGGTCACCAGGGCACTGACGCTGCTTATAGTCTCATGCCCATGCGCGCTGGTGATATCGACTCCCGTAGCGATTGTTGCAGCGATAGGAAATGCCGCTCGCTCGGGCGCGCTTATAAAGGGCGGCGCGCACCTGGAAATGCTGGGCGATGTTACGATTATTGCATTCGATAAGACAGGCACTCTCACTATCGGTAAGCCGTCTGTGACTGATGTTTTGCCTGCAAATGATCACAGCGCCGATGATGTGCTTTCAATTGCAGCAGCTCTCGAATCCAGGTCCGAGCACCCGCTAGCCGACTCGATCATAGAAAAATTTCACGAGCTGAGTCTGCCTGAGCGTCCTGTCTCGTTCTTTGAGGCATTTCCCGGCAAGGGTGCGCGTGCTGTCGTAAACGGCGGCCTGTTTTATGTCGGCAGCCGCAGGCTTATGGACGAACTCGGCGTTGCTGTTCCTGAGAGCGGTCCTGTCGCTGAACTTGCAGAGTCGGGAAAGACAGTGGTCTATCTGAGCAATGAGAAGGAGCTGTGGGGAGCAATTGCCGCGTCAGATACAGTCAGGCCGAGCGGCGCGCCTTCAATATCCGCTCTCAAGCAAATTGGAATTGACCGGACTGTAATGCTCACTGGAGACAATTCCCGCACTGCTGCACGCGTTGCTCAGAGCCTTGGTATAGACGAATATCACGCGCAGCTTCTACCTGAAGACAAGCTCGCCAAAATCCGCGCTCTCGGCACAAAGCGCGACAGGGTCGCGATGGTAGGCGACGGTATAAATGACGCGCCTGCTCTTGCTGCTGCCGACGTGGGTGTGGCGATGGGCGGAGCGGGAAGTCACGCGGCAATTGAGGCCGCGGATGTCGCTCTTATGGCGGATGATATAGTGATGCTGCCGTATGCCGTCGCTCTCAGCCGGAAAGCCAGAAAAGTGATACGGCAGAATGTAGCAATCGCTCTTGGGGTCATTGTTCTCTTGATCACAGGCGCACTATGGCAGAAGGTGAGCCTTGCGACAGGTGTCCTGGGACATGAAGGCAGCGCGCTGCTGGTGATTGCAAACAGCATGCGGCTGCTCAAGCGGCAGTCCTGA
- a CDS encoding TorF family putative porin, with product MRTRGLQAYLAAGVCLLSMAGGAVYAQDSISTNIDLAYVSKYVWRGTVPNSDPAFQPSVTISHPSGASFNFWGSMDTTGINDNSGNFTEQDYTLSYAWKSMSAGYIYYAFPNTAYPSTQEMFFNIPLVSKLPVSLALNYDFDEAKGLYGALSTSYAYAMKSGKAMSLSAKLGFASSGYNDFYFGADKTGLVDLVLGVSMPFESGKMKITPSLTYSTMVNSDLKDALSANGVDENNFIAGLTISSAF from the coding sequence ATGAGAACAAGAGGATTGCAGGCTTATCTGGCAGCGGGAGTCTGTTTGCTGTCGATGGCAGGTGGGGCGGTTTACGCTCAGGACAGTATATCGACAAATATTGATCTTGCTTATGTGAGCAAATATGTATGGCGTGGAACTGTGCCGAATTCAGACCCGGCGTTTCAGCCGTCCGTCACCATCTCACACCCCAGCGGTGCGAGCTTTAACTTCTGGGGCAGTATGGATACGACCGGCATTAATGATAATTCGGGAAATTTTACCGAGCAGGATTACACGCTAAGTTACGCATGGAAGTCGATGTCCGCAGGATATATATATTATGCATTCCCAAACACGGCGTATCCGAGCACTCAGGAGATGTTTTTCAACATCCCTCTGGTAAGCAAGCTGCCCGTTTCACTTGCTCTGAATTATGATTTCGACGAGGCAAAGGGACTCTACGGCGCGCTTAGCACCAGCTACGCCTATGCTATGAAGAGCGGCAAGGCTATGAGTCTTTCCGCCAAGCTAGGCTTTGCGTCATCGGGCTACAATGATTTTTATTTTGGCGCCGACAAGACAGGTTTGGTTGATCTTGTTTTAGGTGTTAGTATGCCTTTTGAGAGCGGCAAGATGAAGATTACACCATCCTTGACTTACTCGACTATGGTCAACAGCGATCTCAAAGATGCCCTTTCGGCGAATGGCGTTGATGAGAACAACTTCATTGCCGGACTGACTATATCATCGGCGTTCTAA